Proteins found in one Chrysiogenes arsenatis DSM 11915 genomic segment:
- a CDS encoding beta-ketoacyl-[acyl-carrier-protein] synthase family protein: protein MPLKRVVITGYGAISPFGNSVKELMTGFFEGRSAIEVDHSLTQLGGLRSFVVGKVKGIDEKQIPRKDRRSMSPMSVYALLASQEALRHAKLDISECHDGLTGVSIGSTVGSTQATQDFFQDFFTDHSLERMKSSLFFQIANHSCAANVSQALGLSGRLLAPSAACATGCLAIGHGYELITLGKQKRMLCGGADEFHPLTAGTFDMINAASTRFNHSSTMTPRPFDTDRDGVVCSEGAGILLLEELESALGRGADILAEVVGFANVCDPGSIANPDPASIESCMRLALEEAQLLPADIDYVNAHATATEWGDIAESQAIYSVFGSQVLVSSLKGHIGHSMAASGSLESIVSLEMMRSGSIIPTRNLSFPDPRCGKLAYVQRIETKSINTIVKNGFALGGVNSTLIFRRYV, encoded by the coding sequence ATGCCTTTAAAGCGTGTCGTTATTACTGGCTATGGTGCCATTTCGCCCTTTGGTAATTCGGTAAAAGAGCTTATGACAGGCTTTTTCGAAGGGCGAAGCGCGATTGAAGTCGATCACAGCCTTACCCAGCTTGGCGGGTTGCGCTCTTTTGTTGTGGGAAAAGTAAAGGGAATAGATGAAAAGCAGATTCCCCGTAAAGACCGCCGTTCCATGTCCCCTATGTCTGTCTACGCACTCCTCGCCAGTCAAGAAGCGCTGCGGCATGCGAAGTTGGATATCAGCGAATGCCACGATGGACTGACCGGTGTTTCTATCGGCTCAACGGTCGGGAGCACGCAGGCCACACAAGATTTTTTTCAGGATTTTTTTACTGACCATAGTTTAGAACGGATGAAGTCGAGCCTCTTTTTTCAAATCGCTAACCATTCGTGTGCCGCGAACGTTTCACAGGCGCTCGGGCTTTCCGGTCGCCTGCTGGCTCCTTCCGCGGCCTGCGCTACCGGATGCCTTGCTATCGGTCATGGATATGAACTGATTACACTTGGCAAACAAAAGCGGATGCTCTGTGGTGGAGCGGACGAATTCCACCCACTCACTGCCGGAACATTTGATATGATCAATGCCGCTTCAACGCGATTTAACCATTCCTCGACTATGACACCACGCCCTTTCGATACTGATCGTGATGGCGTGGTTTGTTCTGAAGGCGCCGGTATTCTTTTGCTCGAAGAGCTGGAAAGTGCCCTTGGGCGGGGTGCAGATATTCTTGCAGAAGTAGTGGGGTTCGCAAATGTCTGCGACCCTGGCAGCATTGCGAATCCAGATCCTGCTTCGATTGAGTCGTGCATGCGCCTTGCATTAGAAGAAGCGCAATTACTCCCAGCGGATATCGACTACGTGAATGCACACGCGACCGCAACCGAGTGGGGGGATATTGCGGAGAGTCAGGCTATTTATTCTGTTTTCGGTAGCCAAGTATTGGTCAGTAGTTTAAAAGGTCATATAGGTCATTCTATGGCAGCAAGCGGGTCGCTTGAAAGTATTGTTTCGCTTGAAATGATGCGCAGCGGTTCTATTATCCCTACGCGTAATTTGAGTTTTCCAGATCCTCGCTGCGGAAAGCTTGCCTATGTGCAAAGGATAGAAACAAAAAGCATAAATACCATCGTCAAGAATGGCTTTGCCCTCGGCGGTGTGAATTCAACACTTATTTTTAGGAGATATGTATGA
- a CDS encoding U32 family peptidase, translating to MSCDLVAKDIAPIAARLSVCIETPHDLAVALRFGVRSVIVAPQEVSLSGTLALETACQLIDNACAAPLECQLLLDFLPFDNDFPRTLEVVQRCVEAGVTFVRVQNIGLALELRRRFPQLRVLHEIKSGGNHRGYYREMEQVGFCGALVSRELHWEAIGALASCVSEAFLLQIQLFGRVQIFHSARDLVSTVSDDASVMLQETTRPDERFALHKAGAGTVLYHSHIMDLVPHVPALLRDEVPFSFLVDHRGVAPLEAVLGYVTGAAECPAMLSWKRSDFQFMVQAYSATEEDVSGDVMMANASVVAISRNEYVIAEVATVLRRGECYTVKTPEQKVFRATLSEIRTWWGETLDQAERGEFVRLHWFKGATVGARLTATEGASG from the coding sequence GTGAGCTGTGACCTAGTAGCAAAGGATATCGCACCGATTGCCGCGCGCCTATCCGTTTGTATTGAAACGCCTCATGACCTTGCGGTGGCGCTCCGTTTTGGTGTTAGATCGGTGATCGTTGCGCCGCAAGAGGTCAGCCTGTCGGGCACGCTTGCGCTCGAAACGGCGTGCCAGTTGATTGACAATGCGTGTGCCGCGCCGTTGGAGTGTCAGCTCCTGCTCGACTTTCTCCCGTTTGATAACGATTTTCCCCGTACGCTGGAAGTGGTTCAACGGTGTGTTGAGGCGGGCGTAACGTTCGTTCGGGTGCAGAATATTGGGCTTGCTCTAGAATTACGCCGACGATTTCCGCAGCTTCGTGTGCTACATGAAATAAAAAGTGGCGGTAACCACCGTGGTTATTATCGTGAAATGGAGCAAGTGGGTTTCTGCGGTGCGCTGGTATCTCGCGAATTACACTGGGAAGCCATTGGTGCACTAGCATCCTGTGTGTCAGAAGCATTTCTATTGCAGATACAACTCTTTGGCCGTGTGCAGATTTTCCATTCGGCGCGCGATCTTGTCAGTACGGTGAGCGATGATGCCAGTGTGATGTTGCAGGAAACAACCCGCCCGGACGAGCGTTTTGCATTGCATAAGGCTGGGGCAGGCACGGTTTTATATCATTCGCATATCATGGATCTTGTGCCGCATGTTCCCGCGTTATTACGCGATGAGGTGCCATTCTCTTTTTTGGTCGATCACCGTGGGGTTGCGCCATTGGAAGCGGTGCTTGGATACGTGACGGGGGCGGCGGAATGTCCGGCGATGTTATCTTGGAAACGGAGTGATTTTCAGTTTATGGTGCAGGCCTACTCTGCTACAGAAGAGGATGTTTCGGGCGACGTGATGATGGCGAATGCATCTGTCGTCGCGATTTCGCGCAACGAATATGTGATTGCCGAAGTGGCAACTGTGTTGCGCCGAGGCGAGTGTTATACGGTGAAGACGCCAGAGCAAAAGGTCTTTCGCGCCACACTTTCGGAAATACGCACGTGGTGGGGTGAGACGTTGGATCAGGCGGAGCGTGGTGAGTTTGTCCGTCTGCATTGGTTCAAAGGAGCAACGGTTGGCGCGCGACTCACAGCGACTGAAGGAGCAAGCGGATGA
- a CDS encoding beta-ketoacyl-[acyl-carrier-protein] synthase family protein, with the protein MYRVAITGVGLVSTLGRSWSDVSHALRTGISGVHVDEERRQRGFRSPLTGIIPSDISQGFLNRKQKKTMPDFAEWAYVAVYDALTQSGLSMADIANEQTGLIFGCDSSCIAAVEQVERLNDARDTQSIGSGYVFRSMTSTITMNLNTLLGTKGACWTLSSACSSGGHAVGQAADLIRLGRQDRVICGGAQEVNWQSMCSFDGLGAFSTRVTEPDKASRPFDADRDGLVPSGGAAALILERYESALARGAVILGEVIGYGFSSDGLHISVPSGDGLKRAMHAALADGNMSAQEVDYVCAHATSTPAGDEAEANTIHEVFGEHKPYISSTKSLTGHELWMSGASQVVYSTIMANDQFLAANANFQTPDHASKGLNILTESIACAPKIILCNSAGFGGTNSCLLLRYHHAL; encoded by the coding sequence ATGTATAGAGTCGCCATCACGGGTGTCGGTCTTGTTTCAACGCTAGGAAGATCGTGGTCTGACGTTAGTCATGCCTTGCGCACGGGTATTTCAGGAGTGCATGTCGATGAAGAGCGTCGTCAGCGTGGCTTTCGCAGCCCACTGACGGGGATTATTCCCAGCGATATTTCTCAGGGGTTCCTGAATCGTAAGCAAAAGAAAACTATGCCTGACTTTGCCGAATGGGCATATGTAGCTGTTTATGATGCCTTAACTCAATCAGGATTATCCATGGCAGATATCGCAAATGAGCAGACGGGTCTTATTTTCGGGTGTGATTCCAGCTGTATTGCCGCTGTGGAGCAAGTGGAGCGCCTCAACGATGCACGTGATACACAGTCGATCGGTAGCGGATATGTGTTCCGTTCGATGACGTCGACTATCACAATGAATTTAAACACATTATTGGGGACAAAAGGGGCATGTTGGACACTCTCTTCGGCCTGTTCGAGCGGTGGGCATGCGGTGGGTCAAGCGGCAGATTTGATCCGGCTTGGCCGTCAGGATCGCGTTATTTGCGGTGGTGCACAGGAAGTGAATTGGCAATCGATGTGCAGTTTTGATGGATTGGGTGCCTTTTCTACGCGAGTCACCGAACCTGATAAAGCGTCTCGTCCATTTGATGCCGACCGCGATGGGCTTGTGCCAAGCGGCGGTGCGGCGGCTCTTATTCTGGAACGCTATGAAAGTGCCCTTGCTCGCGGAGCCGTCATCCTTGGTGAAGTGATTGGCTATGGTTTCAGCTCTGATGGGCTTCACATTTCTGTTCCCAGTGGTGATGGATTGAAGCGCGCGATGCACGCTGCACTTGCCGATGGCAACATGTCTGCCCAAGAGGTCGATTATGTGTGCGCCCACGCCACTTCGACACCGGCGGGTGATGAGGCGGAAGCCAATACGATTCATGAAGTGTTTGGCGAACATAAACCCTATATTTCTTCAACGAAATCATTAACGGGGCACGAGCTTTGGATGTCGGGCGCTTCCCAGGTGGTCTATTCCACCATCATGGCTAACGATCAGTTTCTGGCAGCAAATGCCAATTTTCAGACGCCGGATCATGCCAGCAAAGGTCTCAACATCCTCACCGAATCGATTGCATGTGCTCCAAAAATTATTCTCTGCAATTCAGCGGGATTTGGTGGCACCAACTCATGTCTTCTCTTGCGATACCACCATGCACTATGA
- a CDS encoding lysophospholipid acyltransferase family protein, translating into METQDSAPYEQALPASQYPTLSMILMTCTVYPLLVMWTLLSIVCFPAAFALLKGCTLWSNAKVMRLCVWLYGKGWMAVVSPFVSFKRIFPEKNVFDTPSIIVVNHLSFFDTYCMAMLPCSDITFAVRSWPFKMPWYAFFMRLAGYMDVERMSFDECLTHARTVIAHGGHVLFFPEGHRSRTGELQRFYSGAFQLAKAVDCPIIPLCLTGTDTLLPPKRHWLAPSTVRMATLPPLHPEDFANHRDMKRAAKSAMQEMIMEMRLGESYV; encoded by the coding sequence ATGGAAACACAAGATAGTGCGCCGTATGAACAAGCACTCCCTGCGTCTCAATACCCTACGCTCTCCATGATTCTCATGACGTGTACTGTCTACCCACTTTTAGTGATGTGGACACTCTTGAGTATTGTCTGTTTCCCTGCCGCTTTTGCACTGCTGAAAGGGTGCACGCTCTGGAGTAATGCCAAAGTAATGCGACTCTGTGTATGGTTGTATGGTAAGGGGTGGATGGCAGTTGTTTCGCCGTTTGTCAGTTTTAAACGAATTTTTCCTGAGAAAAATGTTTTTGATACCCCCTCGATTATTGTGGTGAATCATCTGTCATTTTTTGACACCTACTGCATGGCAATGTTGCCGTGCAGCGACATCACCTTTGCTGTGAGATCGTGGCCCTTTAAAATGCCTTGGTATGCGTTTTTTATGCGTCTCGCCGGATACATGGATGTCGAAAGAATGTCATTTGACGAGTGTTTAACGCACGCCCGCACCGTCATTGCACATGGTGGTCATGTGCTGTTTTTCCCTGAAGGGCATCGCAGTCGCACTGGTGAGTTACAACGCTTTTATTCTGGCGCCTTTCAGCTTGCCAAAGCGGTAGATTGCCCAATTATCCCCCTGTGTCTGACCGGAACGGATACGTTATTGCCTCCCAAGCGTCACTGGTTGGCTCCGTCAACAGTGCGAATGGCGACGTTACCACCTCTACATCCAGAAGATTTTGCGAATCATCGTGACATGAAGCGTGCCGCAAAGTCTGCCATGCAGGAGATGATTATGGAGATGCGACTAGGTGAGAGCTATGTTTAA
- a CDS encoding peptidase U32 family protein encodes MNRLYIPELLAPAGSLDKLYSAFTYGADAVYIGGPQFGLRHRAGNFTLEDIAIGCSFAHSRQKKVYVVMNIFPWNDDFNGLDEYLRHLCEVGADAVIVSDPVLQRKAHEVGLVTHISTQASCVNSAEAQFWGARGASRIVPGRELSIEAAAELATRSGVEIEMFVHGSLCMSFSGKCLISNFTTGRDANRGGCVQSCRWGYQVVQRDGSLSESLCHPLNSLDLMGLRLLPMFCKAGIHSLKIEGRMKSNLYLAAVISSYRQALDALACGAPVAWEKLEKRIAMVSNRGFTQGSLVAPAARESVALERSGYHVAVEYIGDIVSVHDGRGLLVVRKSARSQHCLSALLPDGTVFPVGILTTLDGEPVDHASPGSGVVVSGMSQPHVVVYREL; translated from the coding sequence GTGAACCGTTTGTATATTCCTGAATTGCTGGCTCCGGCGGGGAGTCTCGATAAGCTTTATTCTGCCTTTACGTATGGAGCCGATGCTGTCTATATCGGCGGCCCACAGTTTGGCCTACGTCATCGTGCGGGTAATTTCACACTTGAAGATATTGCCATTGGTTGTTCTTTTGCGCATTCTAGGCAGAAAAAAGTCTATGTCGTAATGAATATATTCCCGTGGAATGATGATTTCAATGGATTGGATGAATACCTGCGCCATCTTTGTGAGGTTGGTGCAGATGCGGTTATTGTGTCGGATCCTGTTTTGCAACGAAAGGCACACGAAGTCGGCCTTGTCACGCATATTTCGACGCAGGCCAGTTGCGTTAACAGTGCCGAAGCACAGTTTTGGGGTGCGCGCGGCGCAAGCCGTATTGTGCCAGGGCGTGAACTTTCGATAGAGGCGGCCGCTGAACTTGCCACACGCAGCGGAGTAGAAATTGAAATGTTTGTGCATGGATCGTTGTGTATGTCATTCAGTGGAAAGTGTTTAATCAGTAATTTCACGACCGGACGCGACGCCAATCGCGGCGGATGCGTGCAGAGTTGCCGCTGGGGCTATCAGGTTGTGCAGCGCGATGGTTCGCTCTCTGAATCGCTTTGTCATCCATTAAATTCGTTAGATTTAATGGGACTTCGCTTGCTTCCCATGTTTTGCAAAGCGGGCATCCATTCGCTCAAAATTGAAGGTCGAATGAAATCAAATCTCTATTTGGCGGCGGTTATTTCGAGCTACCGCCAAGCACTTGATGCGTTGGCGTGTGGTGCTCCTGTTGCGTGGGAAAAATTAGAAAAGCGTATTGCTATGGTTTCGAATCGTGGCTTTACACAAGGCTCTCTGGTAGCTCCCGCCGCGCGCGAGAGTGTCGCGTTAGAGCGTTCGGGATATCATGTTGCGGTGGAATATATCGGCGATATTGTCAGTGTGCATGATGGTCGAGGATTGCTGGTAGTGCGTAAATCAGCACGTAGTCAGCACTGCTTGTCTGCGCTGTTGCCGGATGGAACGGTGTTTCCGGTCGGCATCTTGACAACGCTTGATGGCGAACCTGTCGATCACGCTTCGCCCGGGAGCGGTGTCGTTGTAAGCGGGATGAGTCAACCGCATGTGGTGGTGTACCGTGAGCTGTGA
- a CDS encoding phenylacetate--CoA ligase family protein, whose product MFNLQEASEREFATPAEIMATQQQLVCEHVRYLREISPYYRSVLSVLSDTALSHLTLAQLSALPLTSKQDIEANPSAFWCCPESDIIDICQTSGTTGTPVTIPLTAHDLERLAFNEALTFQRLNISANDRVLVAVAIERCFMAGLAYYLGAQKIGATALRGGSSNTGHLVQLVKQYRPDYIIGVPSLIAELGKRLLAENINPASLNIKGFICIGEPVRASDLSLLPLASRLSELWNAPVFGTYASTEMATAFTDCLHGCGGHINTELIAVEILNEQGEPLPSGVPGEVVVTPLQVRGMPLLRYQTGDIAYIIDEPCPCGRTSPRLSPVLGRKSQRMKVKGTSVYPSAVLALLQSLAGIENFCLEVYEESQLSDRLCVLYSTMRDDLTPQQVAQHLSAALRFTPEVCRVPCAELEQKMHPPGKRKKITFFDYRTTKEKEHQP is encoded by the coding sequence ATGTTTAACCTTCAGGAAGCCAGTGAAAGGGAATTCGCTACGCCCGCCGAAATTATGGCAACACAGCAACAACTGGTGTGCGAACACGTGCGTTATCTGCGCGAGATTTCTCCATATTACCGATCGGTACTGAGTGTGCTTTCGGATACGGCTCTCTCTCACCTTACGCTCGCGCAGTTGAGTGCATTACCACTGACGAGCAAGCAGGATATCGAAGCTAATCCCTCGGCGTTCTGGTGTTGTCCAGAGAGTGATATCATCGATATTTGTCAGACCTCAGGAACAACCGGCACACCGGTTACAATACCGTTGACGGCACACGATCTTGAGCGGCTCGCCTTTAACGAAGCCCTTACCTTTCAGCGTTTGAATATCAGCGCGAATGATCGTGTTTTAGTCGCTGTTGCTATTGAACGCTGCTTTATGGCTGGACTCGCTTACTATCTTGGCGCACAAAAAATTGGTGCCACCGCTCTCCGTGGCGGCTCGAGCAACACTGGCCACCTTGTACAGCTGGTTAAGCAGTATCGACCGGACTATATCATCGGCGTACCCTCGCTGATCGCCGAACTTGGCAAACGGTTGCTGGCAGAAAATATCAATCCAGCAAGTCTTAATATAAAAGGGTTTATCTGCATTGGCGAGCCGGTTCGCGCCAGTGACCTGTCGCTCCTCCCTTTGGCTTCGCGCCTAAGCGAACTCTGGAACGCCCCCGTCTTCGGCACCTACGCCAGCACCGAAATGGCAACCGCGTTCACCGACTGCCTTCATGGCTGTGGAGGACACATCAATACCGAGCTCATCGCCGTGGAAATTCTCAATGAACAGGGCGAGCCGCTTCCTTCTGGCGTGCCAGGAGAAGTCGTCGTGACGCCATTACAGGTTCGCGGCATGCCGCTTTTGCGCTACCAAACTGGCGACATTGCGTACATCATTGATGAACCCTGCCCCTGCGGGCGCACCTCGCCGCGCCTCAGTCCCGTGCTTGGCCGCAAATCGCAGCGGATGAAAGTCAAAGGAACCTCCGTGTACCCCTCAGCGGTTCTGGCTCTGCTGCAATCGCTCGCCGGTATCGAAAACTTCTGCCTTGAAGTGTACGAAGAGAGTCAACTCTCGGATCGACTTTGCGTCTTGTATTCCACGATGCGCGACGATCTCACCCCGCAACAGGTGGCGCAGCACCTTTCGGCAGCACTCCGCTTTACTCCGGAAGTTTGCCGCGTACCATGTGCCGAGCTAGAGCAAAAGATGCATCCACCCGGAAAAAGGAAAAAAATCACGTTTTTTGATTATCGCACTACGAAAGAGAAGGAACACCAACCATGA
- a CDS encoding acyl carrier protein, translated as MTEIEIIEIVNAALAKEFELDMAQMTPEQSIFDDLGLDSLDMVDMVIVLEQAFSFKIRDEEEVRQIRTLGDIHRFIIQKKSSLS; from the coding sequence ATGACCGAGATCGAGATCATTGAAATCGTCAATGCAGCCTTAGCCAAAGAATTTGAACTCGACATGGCGCAGATGACACCAGAGCAAAGCATTTTTGATGACCTCGGGTTGGATAGTTTAGATATGGTCGATATGGTTATCGTGCTGGAGCAGGCTTTTTCGTTTAAAATACGCGATGAAGAAGAAGTCCGCCAAATACGTACTCTTGGAGATATTCACCGGTTTATTATTCAAAAAAAATCGTCTCTGAGTTAA
- the fabG gene encoding 3-oxoacyl-ACP reductase FabG: MSPKIAFVTGASKGIGKAIALQLAKDGYDIWLNYRSDLLAAQEVARHIEAEGRSCTLLAFDVADPHAVEATLAPLIDQTVPFILINNAGFAADSLMVWMKHAEWNAVLDVHLGGFFSVTKAVLTGMLKQRAGRIINIVSTSGETGVAGQVNYSAAKAGIIGASRSLAVEVAKRNVLVNCVSPGFIETEMIQNLPKERILPMIPMGRVGTPEEVAYAVSFLCSDRASYITGQVLAVNGGTHV; the protein is encoded by the coding sequence ATGAGCCCCAAAATTGCATTCGTGACTGGAGCCAGTAAAGGAATAGGGAAAGCGATTGCCCTACAACTTGCCAAAGATGGCTACGACATCTGGTTGAATTATCGTTCAGATTTACTTGCTGCGCAAGAGGTTGCGCGACACATAGAGGCGGAAGGCCGGAGTTGCACGCTACTGGCATTTGATGTTGCTGACCCCCACGCTGTGGAGGCAACTCTTGCACCTCTGATAGATCAGACCGTTCCCTTTATCCTTATAAACAACGCTGGTTTTGCCGCTGACTCTCTCATGGTGTGGATGAAACATGCCGAGTGGAATGCTGTGCTTGACGTCCATCTGGGTGGATTTTTCTCGGTCACAAAAGCTGTTTTGACCGGAATGCTCAAACAAAGAGCGGGGAGAATCATCAATATCGTTTCTACTTCCGGCGAAACCGGCGTAGCAGGGCAAGTCAATTACTCTGCCGCCAAAGCAGGTATTATTGGCGCATCGCGGTCGCTCGCTGTCGAAGTTGCCAAGCGGAACGTATTAGTGAATTGTGTCTCTCCTGGTTTTATTGAGACTGAAATGATTCAAAATCTTCCCAAGGAACGGATTTTGCCGATGATCCCTATGGGGCGAGTAGGTACACCGGAAGAAGTCGCCTACGCGGTGAGTTTCCTCTGCTCCGATCGTGCTTCGTATATAACAGGACAAGTCTTGGCGGTGAATGGCGGTACGCATGTGTGA
- a CDS encoding YbfB/YjiJ family MFS transporter: protein MKWSERKYIPALGGLLALIVAMGAGRFAYTPLLPFMQDGVGFDDSIAGLIASSNYAGYLAGALVFGYLPRGWRVAGFRLSLVLMVLVTAAMGVLESLAVWYLLRFVAGVLSAAIFVLGSLLVMEALAQRSAIHLSGLMYSGVGVGIALSAVGVAPLCEYWSWQGAWIGLGLLSIPPVVLAWMWVKSEPAPVAPAAAPVNTAVVQHTAATPSLRGVFIRLGSAYFLEGMGYVVSATFLVLIIRTLLDSPLAGTISWLLVGVSAAISTSVWPLVAARVGEARALMLAHGIQAVGIVCPVFWPTLAGAYVGSILFGGTIMGIVTLTMMYGRKLAPEKAGAAVGLLTALFGAGQIIAPALAGYVAKVEGSFTLPLVAAAIAVAVGGLILLPDARKRKGA from the coding sequence ATGAAATGGAGCGAACGAAAATATATTCCCGCACTGGGTGGATTATTGGCCTTAATTGTGGCGATGGGGGCGGGGCGTTTTGCGTACACGCCGCTGTTGCCGTTTATGCAAGACGGTGTTGGCTTTGACGATAGTATTGCGGGGTTGATTGCTTCGTCCAATTATGCGGGCTATCTGGCGGGTGCTCTGGTTTTTGGATATTTGCCACGTGGTTGGCGTGTTGCCGGATTTCGCTTGAGCTTAGTGCTGATGGTGTTGGTGACGGCGGCGATGGGCGTGCTGGAAAGCCTTGCGGTGTGGTATCTGCTCCGTTTTGTGGCGGGGGTGCTCAGCGCGGCTATCTTTGTGCTCGGGTCACTGCTTGTGATGGAAGCGTTGGCGCAGCGCAGTGCGATCCATCTTTCCGGCCTTATGTACAGCGGTGTTGGGGTTGGCATTGCGCTTTCGGCGGTGGGGGTTGCGCCACTGTGTGAATATTGGAGTTGGCAGGGAGCATGGATCGGGCTTGGATTGCTTTCGATCCCGCCGGTTGTGCTCGCGTGGATGTGGGTAAAAAGCGAACCAGCCCCAGTGGCACCCGCTGCTGCGCCGGTAAATACGGCGGTGGTTCAGCATACGGCGGCGACGCCCTCGTTACGTGGTGTCTTTATTCGCCTTGGTTCAGCCTACTTTCTGGAGGGGATGGGGTATGTTGTTTCAGCGACATTTCTTGTTTTAATCATACGCACGTTGCTCGACTCGCCATTAGCAGGGACGATTTCATGGCTGCTTGTTGGAGTTTCAGCGGCAATTTCGACGTCGGTTTGGCCACTGGTAGCCGCTAGGGTCGGTGAGGCGCGAGCTTTGATGCTGGCACATGGCATTCAAGCGGTTGGTATCGTCTGCCCGGTATTCTGGCCGACACTTGCGGGAGCATATGTCGGTTCGATCCTTTTTGGTGGCACGATTATGGGTATTGTGACACTGACCATGATGTACGGTCGCAAGTTGGCACCAGAAAAAGCTGGAGCGGCAGTTGGCCTTTTAACTGCACTTTTTGGCGCTGGGCAAATTATTGCGCCGGCGCTCGCGGGGTATGTGGCAAAAGTTGAAGGGAGCTTTACGCTTCCACTGGTTGCGGCGGCTATCGCTGTGGCGGTTGGAGGGCTTATACTGCTGCCGGATGCACGGAAACGGAAGGGAGCGTGA
- a CDS encoding phytoene desaturase family protein has protein sequence MAPTHVFSCDTTMHYDAVVIGAGISGITVALMLAKYGQRVALVEKHHQIAPIVRGFTRKHHHFDTGFHYAGRCPNNDPLGALLRYFSIAGKLQIEPYHADCFDHVKIQNTPFTFDFPLGIPAIVQRLGERFPHETEGIRHYLAQIQRVCEQFSLVDYSIPLNQRPSLQEILKEHFSDPLLIKLLSAHSLLYGTEPDETSFLFHAMVVGPYYQEAYTFKGGGKALVDLLQEKLEQLQVDQYLGSEVSTIEIDSSRRVTAVTLANQTTLRTSCAVYCGHPKALLQMVPPSTFRPAYGERVANLEETPSAYALYGVTRTPLECLHASNVIVLPEERAEVTASNSTITSGVMYVTKGRAADTTAPNGFSFFTLFPASKIEESGSKAEITERMKLRMAQTFPQFEQNLVWAESASPKTFARYSYASPGSLYGAKHCIGQTNPHPLTRVPGLLLAGQSVGAPGLIGAMASAVHTAALIIGQKTVYSELSSCL, from the coding sequence GTGGCACCAACTCATGTCTTCTCTTGCGATACCACCATGCACTATGATGCGGTTGTTATTGGAGCAGGCATCTCCGGAATCACCGTAGCGCTCATGCTTGCAAAATATGGGCAACGGGTGGCATTGGTAGAAAAACATCATCAAATTGCCCCTATCGTCCGTGGTTTTACGCGCAAGCACCACCATTTCGACACTGGTTTTCACTATGCCGGACGGTGCCCGAATAATGATCCACTTGGCGCCCTATTGCGCTATTTTTCCATCGCGGGGAAGCTCCAGATTGAGCCCTACCATGCGGATTGTTTTGATCACGTAAAAATTCAAAACACCCCGTTCACTTTTGATTTCCCTCTGGGTATTCCCGCGATTGTCCAACGTTTGGGTGAAAGATTTCCCCATGAAACAGAGGGGATTCGCCACTATCTTGCCCAAATCCAGCGTGTCTGCGAGCAATTCAGCCTTGTTGACTATTCTATACCGCTCAACCAAAGACCGTCTCTGCAGGAGATTCTCAAGGAACATTTCAGCGACCCTTTGCTGATCAAGTTGCTCTCTGCCCATTCATTACTCTATGGCACTGAGCCTGATGAGACGAGTTTTCTCTTTCATGCCATGGTGGTGGGGCCGTATTATCAGGAAGCCTACACCTTTAAGGGAGGCGGCAAGGCACTCGTCGATCTTCTTCAGGAGAAATTAGAACAGTTGCAGGTTGATCAGTATCTGGGAAGTGAAGTCAGTACGATCGAGATAGATTCCAGCCGCCGTGTCACCGCTGTAACATTGGCAAATCAGACCACTTTGCGGACTTCTTGCGCCGTCTATTGTGGTCATCCAAAGGCGTTACTTCAGATGGTTCCACCTTCCACCTTTCGGCCAGCCTATGGTGAGCGAGTCGCTAATCTTGAGGAAACACCATCCGCCTACGCCCTCTATGGGGTAACACGCACGCCATTGGAGTGTCTGCATGCCTCTAATGTCATTGTGTTACCGGAGGAGAGAGCAGAAGTCACTGCCAGCAATAGCACCATCACCTCGGGCGTAATGTATGTAACCAAAGGGCGTGCCGCAGATACCACTGCGCCCAATGGGTTCTCTTTCTTTACACTTTTTCCTGCTTCCAAAATTGAGGAAAGTGGCAGCAAAGCAGAGATTACAGAACGGATGAAATTGCGCATGGCGCAAACGTTTCCCCAGTTTGAACAAAACCTCGTGTGGGCCGAATCAGCTTCGCCAAAAACCTTTGCGCGATATAGTTACGCCTCGCCCGGTTCGCTGTATGGCGCAAAGCATTGCATTGGGCAAACCAACCCTCATCCGCTCACGCGAGTACCGGGCTTACTACTTGCAGGGCAAAGTGTAGGTGCGCCGGGTCTGATTGGCGCAATGGCCTCGGCGGTGCATACCGCAGCACTTATAATTGGACAAAAAACCGTCTATTCGGAGTTATCATCATGCCTTTAA